A window of Microbacterium sp. Root61 genomic DNA:
CCTCCTCGGGGAGGTTCTCGGCGCCCTCGATCTCGATCTTCGTGATGAGGCTCATGATCGGCAGCACGATGACCGCGAACGGCCAGAAGATGCTCGGACGGCGCTTCTCGGGCGACGCGCGTCTCCGTGTGACCGTGGGACGAGAGGATGCCACGGGCTATCCGATGACGTCGAAGTCGGCGCCGAGCGCGTCCAGCTTGTCGAAGAACTTCTCGTAGCCGCGGCTGATGATGCCGACGCCGGAGACGATCGACTCGCCCTTCGCGGTGAGGGCCGCCACGACGTACGAGTAGCCGCCGCGCAGGTCGGGCACCTCGATGTCGGCGGCGCGCAGCGGCGTGGGGCCGTTGATCACGGCGGCCTGCTCGAGCTTGCGCCGCGGCACCCGCCGCTCGCCGCCCTCGAGCCCGTGCGGGTGCACGACGATGTCGGCGCCCATCTTGTTCAAAGCCTCGGTGAAGCCGAGCCGGTTCTCGTAGACCGTCTCGTGCACGATCGACTCGCCCTCGGCCTGCGTGAGGGCCACGATCAGCGGCTGCTGCCAGTCGGTCATGAAGCCGGGGTGCACGTCGGTCTCGACGATGACCGGCTTGAGCGGTCCGCCGCGACGGAAGAGGATCCCGTCCTCCTTGATGTCGAACCATCCGCCGGCCTTGCGGAACACGTTGAGGAACGTCAGCATCTCCTGCTGCTTGGCTCCGCCGACGAAGATCTCGCCGTCGGTGGCCAGGGCCGCGCAGGCCCAGGATGCGGCCTCGTTGCGATCGAAGATGCTGCGGTGGTCGTAGCCGCGAAGTTCGTCGACACCCTCGATGAGGATGACGCGGTTGGGCTCGTACGAGATGATCGCGCCCATCTTCTGCAGCACCGCGATCAGGTCCATGATCTCGGGCTCGATCGCGGCGTTCTTGAGCTCGGTGACGCCCTTGGCCTTGACTGCGGTGAGCAGCACCTGCTCGGTCGCGCCGACGCTCGGGTACGGCAGTTCGATGTTCGCGCCGTGCAGCCCGTTGGGCGCGGTGATCCGGATGCCCTCATAACTCTTGTCGACGATCGCACCGAACGCGCGCAGCGCATCCATGTGGAAGTTGATCGGCCGGTCGCCGATGCGGCACCCGCCGAGGTCCGGTATCAGGGCTTCGCCCAACAGGTGCAGTAGCGGACCGCAGAACAGGATCGGGATGCGGGAAGCCCCGGCGTGTGCGTCGATCTCCTCGAAGTGCGCCGAGGCGGCACCGCGG
This region includes:
- the murA gene encoding UDP-N-acetylglucosamine 1-carboxyvinyltransferase, producing the protein MKTLLNESPVSPSGGSGEVLAIRGGRPLRGRVEVKGAKNLATKAMVASLLGNTPSVLRDVPGISDVQVVRSLLEVHGVTVEDGDEEGSLVFDPRGAASAHFEEIDAHAGASRIPILFCGPLLHLLGEALIPDLGGCRIGDRPINFHMDALRAFGAIVDKSYEGIRITAPNGLHGANIELPYPSVGATEQVLLTAVKAKGVTELKNAAIEPEIMDLIAVLQKMGAIISYEPNRVILIEGVDELRGYDHRSIFDRNEAASWACAALATDGEIFVGGAKQQEMLTFLNVFRKAGGWFDIKEDGILFRRGGPLKPVIVETDVHPGFMTDWQQPLIVALTQAEGESIVHETVYENRLGFTEALNKMGADIVVHPHGLEGGERRVPRRKLEQAAVINGPTPLRAADIEVPDLRGGYSYVVAALTAKGESIVSGVGIISRGYEKFFDKLDALGADFDVIG